A DNA window from Dendrosporobacter quercicolus contains the following coding sequences:
- the iorA gene encoding indolepyruvate ferredoxin oxidoreductase subunit alpha: protein MLQILIRKEMAMKQLMTGNEAIARGAYEAGIRFAAAYPGTPSTEILENIALYKDDIVAEWAPNEKVALESAIGFSYAGGRAFASMKQVGLNVAADPLFSFAYTGGTGGIVIVTADEPGIHSSQTEQDNRYYAKIAKVPMLEPADSQQAKDMVVAGIQLSERYRVPVLIRMTTRVCHSKSIVERNEPVKANLAEYKKNIWQYTTIPAVSQLLRKELEKKLIDLHKESNDSPFNKIEWNDKKIGIIASGIACEYAKEVFKKEASYLCLGFTNPLPMEMITEFASAVDNLYLIEELEPYLEEQIKAAGIHCIGKDKVPNIGELSPHILRKAFKGIKRELIPTDSSKLVHRPPMLCAGCPHRGVFYVLGKRNDIFISGDIGCYGLGALPPLNAMDTCLCMGASISSGHGVAKAFKEYNIEKRSVCVIGDSTFFHSGMTGLLNVVYNASQTITIILDNRITGMTGHQDHPGTGFTAQGKPAKEANIEQIVRALGIEQVRAINPLNLKQMQAALEWALAFEAPSVIIARWPCALKKLSAKDKEEFDGCFTKCIVDQAVCTGCKKCVRIGCPALRFDKQKKQAFINATMCAGCGICAQICPIEAIVS, encoded by the coding sequence ATGTTACAAATTTTGATAAGGAAGGAAATGGCGATGAAGCAGTTAATGACTGGAAACGAGGCAATCGCCCGAGGCGCCTATGAAGCAGGTATCCGTTTTGCCGCAGCCTATCCGGGAACTCCCAGTACAGAGATTTTGGAGAATATTGCTTTATACAAAGATGATATTGTAGCTGAATGGGCTCCAAACGAAAAGGTTGCACTGGAGTCTGCAATTGGTTTTTCTTATGCTGGCGGCAGGGCATTTGCTTCAATGAAACAGGTTGGCCTAAATGTGGCTGCAGATCCGCTATTTTCTTTTGCCTATACGGGCGGCACCGGTGGCATTGTAATTGTAACGGCAGATGAACCAGGTATACACTCGTCCCAAACAGAGCAGGACAACCGGTATTATGCCAAAATAGCTAAAGTGCCTATGCTGGAGCCGGCGGACAGTCAGCAGGCAAAAGATATGGTAGTAGCGGGAATTCAGCTTAGCGAACGATATCGTGTTCCTGTTTTGATTCGAATGACAACCAGAGTATGCCATAGTAAAAGCATTGTTGAAAGGAACGAACCTGTAAAGGCAAATTTGGCGGAATATAAGAAAAATATTTGGCAATATACTACTATCCCCGCCGTCTCTCAGCTATTACGGAAAGAGCTGGAGAAGAAGCTGATTGATCTGCACAAAGAATCCAATGACTCACCATTCAATAAAATTGAGTGGAATGATAAAAAAATTGGCATTATTGCAAGCGGCATTGCTTGTGAATATGCTAAAGAAGTGTTTAAAAAAGAGGCATCCTATTTATGCCTTGGCTTTACAAATCCTCTGCCAATGGAAATGATAACAGAATTCGCCTCAGCAGTGGACAATTTGTATCTAATTGAGGAACTGGAGCCGTATCTGGAGGAACAGATTAAAGCTGCAGGTATTCATTGTATAGGAAAAGACAAAGTTCCAAATATCGGTGAACTGTCTCCCCATATTTTAAGAAAAGCGTTTAAGGGCATCAAGCGTGAACTTATCCCTACCGACTCGTCTAAGCTTGTTCATCGTCCGCCCATGCTGTGTGCAGGCTGTCCGCATAGAGGAGTATTTTATGTATTAGGAAAACGTAACGATATTTTTATTTCAGGGGATATTGGCTGTTATGGGCTGGGTGCCTTGCCTCCTCTTAATGCTATGGATACCTGTTTATGTATGGGGGCCAGCATTAGTAGCGGGCATGGGGTTGCGAAGGCCTTTAAAGAATACAACATTGAAAAAAGATCAGTGTGCGTTATCGGCGATTCAACCTTTTTTCACTCTGGAATGACTGGCTTGTTAAACGTCGTCTATAACGCCAGCCAGACGATTACTATTATTCTGGATAACCGCATTACTGGGATGACAGGACATCAGGATCATCCGGGAACAGGCTTTACGGCGCAGGGAAAGCCTGCCAAAGAAGCTAATATTGAACAAATTGTAAGAGCCCTGGGAATTGAGCAGGTGCGAGCAATAAATCCTCTCAATCTGAAGCAAATGCAGGCCGCGCTGGAGTGGGCGCTGGCTTTTGAAGCGCCTTCCGTCATTATTGCAAGATGGCCATGCGCCCTAAAAAAATTGTCGGCAAAGGACAAGGAAGAATTTGACGGGTGCTTCACTAAATGTATTGTTGATCAGGCGGTTTGTACTGGGTGTAAAAAATGTGTGAGGATTGGGTGTCCGGCCTTGCGTTTTGACAAGCAGAAAAAGCAAGCGTTCATTAATGCAACAATGTGTGCTGGGTGCGGGATTTGCGCTCAAATATGCCCGATAGAAGCAATTGTAAGCTAA
- a CDS encoding AAA family ATPase, with protein sequence MAKKIRVLIADDITATRDNIYKLMEFQPAMVAAGQAATAEEAITLAQQIEPDVILMDVNMPGMDGITAAGLIKQKLPAVGIVLMSVQGEDEYINKALLAGAAGYLTKPFTSDELLAAVESVCFNKSSEAQLGRVITVFSSKGGMGKTMLATNLAVALARTTGQKVAIVDGNLQFGDVALFLDLLPRKTIADLVLKIADPGLIRLDEYLCECDHSVAVLPAPFRFEQAELITGDHFSAILQLMRQQFTYVIVDTASALNNITRAALKDAEQLLIVSSMDLPAIKNLKLCLEILDNFHYPHDKIKLILNRANSEGGMVPGEVEESLQCAFTAMLPSEGRTVVSSVNKGIPFVISNPETPIAQGIFKLAAHIVNDTGKLFL encoded by the coding sequence ATGGCGAAGAAAATAAGGGTGCTGATCGCTGACGATATCACAGCTACCAGGGATAATATCTATAAATTAATGGAGTTTCAGCCCGCTATGGTGGCGGCTGGCCAGGCCGCCACAGCCGAAGAGGCGATTACATTAGCGCAGCAAATCGAACCGGATGTTATTTTGATGGATGTTAATATGCCTGGCATGGACGGCATTACAGCGGCGGGGTTGATTAAACAAAAGCTGCCGGCTGTCGGTATTGTCCTGATGAGTGTCCAAGGTGAGGATGAGTATATCAATAAGGCTCTGTTAGCCGGGGCTGCGGGTTATTTGACCAAACCGTTCACCAGCGATGAATTGCTGGCTGCAGTTGAAAGTGTTTGCTTCAATAAAAGCTCTGAAGCCCAGTTAGGCCGGGTGATTACCGTATTCAGCAGTAAAGGCGGAATGGGTAAAACGATGCTGGCCACTAATTTGGCGGTTGCTCTTGCCCGAACGACCGGACAAAAGGTTGCTATCGTTGATGGCAACCTGCAATTTGGTGATGTAGCTTTATTTCTGGATTTGCTGCCGCGTAAAACGATCGCCGACTTAGTTTTGAAGATTGCCGACCCTGGTCTAATCAGGCTTGACGAGTATCTTTGCGAGTGTGACCATTCTGTCGCAGTCTTGCCGGCGCCCTTTAGATTTGAGCAGGCAGAGCTTATTACCGGGGATCATTTTAGCGCTATTTTGCAATTAATGCGGCAACAGTTTACATATGTCATTGTAGATACCGCTTCCGCCCTTAACAATATCACCCGGGCAGCCCTAAAGGATGCCGAACAGCTCCTGATCGTATCGTCGATGGACTTGCCGGCAATAAAAAATCTAAAGTTATGTTTAGAAATTCTGGATAATTTCCATTATCCGCACGATAAGATCAAGCTCATTCTTAACAGGGCAAATTCAGAAGGCGGCATGGTGCCGGGTGAAGTGGAAGAAAGCCTGCAATGCGCTTTTACGGCGATGCTGCCGAGCGAGGGCAGAACGGTGGTGTCTTCGGTGAATAAAGGTATTCCCTTTGTGATTAGCAATCCTGAAACTCCAATAGCGCAGGGCATTTTTAAATTAGCGGCACATATTGTGAACGACACGGGTAAGCTTTTCCTGTAA
- a CDS encoding indolepyruvate oxidoreductase subunit beta: protein MADVKSIFLAGVGGQGTILASKILTQGLLSNGFDVKMSEIHGMSQRGGSVSAQVRYGRKVYSPIISEGEADILVSFEEMETYRWLRFLKPQGKVILNDYRLLSAPILSGQSDYPEGLKEEIRQKTDAVIINAADIALQMGVPKAMNIIMLGASIKAVGLDSIDWARMISENVRPQFLDSSLAALRKGMTLFGTVQ from the coding sequence ATGGCAGATGTTAAGAGTATCTTTTTAGCCGGAGTGGGCGGACAAGGAACTATTCTTGCGAGCAAGATTTTGACTCAGGGCTTGTTAAGCAATGGTTTTGATGTAAAGATGTCTGAAATTCACGGGATGAGTCAGCGGGGCGGCAGTGTTTCTGCACAGGTCCGATACGGCCGGAAGGTTTATTCACCAATTATATCAGAAGGGGAAGCTGACATATTAGTTTCTTTCGAAGAAATGGAAACTTATCGTTGGCTGCGATTCTTAAAACCGCAGGGAAAGGTAATTCTAAATGACTACAGACTATTATCTGCGCCTATTCTTAGTGGCCAATCGGATTATCCTGAAGGTCTAAAAGAAGAAATACGGCAAAAAACGGATGCGGTCATTATAAATGCTGCAGATATTGCTTTACAGATGGGTGTGCCAAAGGCAATGAACATTATAATGTTAGGCGCTTCAATAAAGGCGGTGGGACTTGACAGTATTGACTGGGCCAGAATGATAAGCGAAAACGTGAGACCTCAATTTTTAGATAGCAGTCTTGCCGCTTTGAGGAAAGGTATGACGCTTTTTGGCACTGTACAGTGA
- a CDS encoding DHA2 family efflux MFS transporter permease subunit, producing MLLCILILGAFLSLLNQTILNVALPELMKQFNVSTTTIQWLSTGFMLVNGIIVPATAFFMKRFTTRQLFVSSMLLLFVGTLINAVAPSFAFLLTGRLIQAAGAGIIMPLLMVVVLAVFPEDGRGTAMGMIGLVIIFAPAIAPTLAGFIIEHFSWRWLFIGMLPLVVVVIVLSLRYLVNVSKPSKPKIDILSILLSTMGFGGLLYGFSSAGDKGWGSTVVLSCLMVGTVCLILFCRRQLTSTNPLMNLQVFKSRMFTMTTIILILSTIVMYADIILLPIYLQESRGYTVLDTGLLLLPGALLSALMSPVSGRLFDTFGAKPLAVAGLLFTFVAIAGVTDLSETTGYNYLMIRTILLRIGMSLIMMPVNTGGLNALPQHLNADGTAVSNTVRQVAGSIGTALPVTIMTIRTQSHVDELFQSGDRLSQSQMIGQATVLGINDAYIFIAVIVIAAFFVTLFMPSQKV from the coding sequence ATGCTTCTATGCATTTTAATTTTAGGGGCGTTCCTATCGCTTTTGAATCAGACAATACTAAATGTCGCTTTACCCGAATTGATGAAACAATTTAATGTTTCGACAACAACCATTCAATGGTTATCAACCGGCTTTATGCTGGTGAATGGTATTATAGTTCCGGCGACAGCCTTTTTCATGAAACGATTTACTACCCGGCAACTGTTTGTCAGCTCAATGCTGTTGTTATTCGTGGGAACTTTGATTAACGCCGTTGCACCGAGTTTTGCTTTTTTATTGACAGGACGGCTGATTCAGGCTGCAGGCGCCGGTATCATCATGCCGCTATTAATGGTGGTCGTACTTGCGGTATTCCCTGAGGACGGCCGGGGCACCGCGATGGGAATGATTGGACTTGTAATCATTTTCGCGCCGGCAATTGCGCCAACTTTGGCCGGATTCATTATCGAACATTTCTCGTGGCGATGGTTGTTTATTGGCATGTTGCCGCTTGTCGTCGTGGTCATTGTCTTATCACTTCGCTATCTGGTAAATGTATCGAAGCCCTCTAAGCCCAAAATAGATATCCTCAGTATCCTTCTATCCACAATGGGGTTCGGCGGACTTCTTTATGGATTTAGCAGCGCAGGCGACAAAGGATGGGGAAGTACGGTAGTGCTGAGCTGTTTAATGGTCGGTACGGTTTGTCTTATCCTCTTTTGCCGGCGTCAGCTTACCTCGACGAATCCTTTGATGAATTTACAAGTATTCAAGAGCCGAATGTTCACTATGACGACAATTATTCTTATTTTGAGCACGATTGTTATGTATGCGGATATTATTTTACTGCCTATTTATTTACAGGAAAGCAGGGGATATACGGTTCTTGACACAGGATTATTGCTGCTGCCGGGCGCATTATTAAGTGCCTTAATGTCGCCGGTATCCGGCCGCTTATTCGATACATTTGGCGCAAAACCGTTGGCTGTCGCAGGTTTGCTTTTTACCTTCGTGGCGATAGCAGGAGTGACTGACCTGAGTGAAACGACCGGATATAATTATCTGATGATAAGGACGATCCTTTTGCGTATTGGCATGTCCCTCATTATGATGCCTGTGAATACCGGGGGATTAAATGCGCTTCCCCAGCATCTCAATGCCGACGGTACAGCAGTTAGCAATACGGTTCGGCAAGTAGCCGGCTCGATCGGAACTGCACTTCCTGTTACCATCATGACAATAAGAACGCAAAGTCATGTCGACGAATTGTTTCAATCCGGCGATCGTTTATCCCAGTCTCAAATGATTGGGCAAGCTACTGTACTGGGTATAAATGATGCTTACATTTTTATTGCGGTTATAGTTATCGCTGCCTTTTTTGTAACTTTGTTCATGCCAAGTCAAAAGGTATAA
- a CDS encoding type III PLP-dependent enzyme, producing the protein MNKIFKLTQPAVETLAEIYGTPLLVLSLAQIEYNYKFLAENLPGVKLHYAVKANPDEQIVRTLAGLGSCFDVASDGEILSLTELGIAPDRMVYANPFKTHNGLAVAKRTGVYKFTFDSESEIYKMAKAVPGGAVLLRVRVDNPKALVDLNKKFGTHPDDVLRLLTIAREQGLDVAGLCFHVGSQSVTADAYVDAIRICRRLFDEAAQAGFNLRILDIGGGFPVPTIDTEFDILQITQTISRSLSKYFPATEIWAEPGRFICATAVNLITRVIGTQQRNNQQWYFLDDGLYGTFSGVIFDHWDFELISFKSGDPIAATFAGPSCDSLDVMFRDKLTVPLNMDDLILVPNCGSYTSASATVFNGFAKTARVVWEDVKQDIEKTVKDSTNKSIA; encoded by the coding sequence ATGAACAAGATCTTTAAACTCACACAACCTGCGGTGGAAACCCTGGCGGAAATTTATGGTACGCCGTTACTGGTGCTGTCACTGGCGCAAATTGAGTATAATTATAAATTTCTGGCGGAAAATTTGCCTGGGGTTAAGCTGCACTATGCGGTAAAAGCCAATCCTGACGAGCAAATTGTTCGTACGCTGGCCGGCTTGGGCTCCTGTTTTGACGTTGCGTCTGATGGTGAAATTCTGTCACTGACAGAGTTGGGAATAGCCCCGGACAGGATGGTTTACGCCAACCCTTTTAAAACCCATAACGGGCTGGCTGTGGCTAAGCGTACCGGTGTATATAAATTTACCTTTGATAGTGAAAGTGAAATATATAAAATGGCCAAAGCGGTTCCTGGCGGGGCCGTGCTGCTTAGGGTACGGGTAGACAATCCCAAGGCTTTGGTTGATTTAAATAAAAAGTTCGGAACTCATCCGGACGACGTGCTGCGTTTATTGACAATAGCCAGGGAACAAGGGCTGGATGTTGCCGGCTTATGTTTTCATGTCGGCAGCCAGTCGGTAACTGCCGATGCCTATGTGGATGCAATTCGTATTTGCCGCCGGTTATTTGATGAAGCAGCCCAGGCCGGCTTCAACCTGCGGATTTTGGATATTGGCGGCGGTTTTCCTGTACCGACGATTGATACTGAATTTGATATCCTCCAAATTACCCAAACCATCAGCCGGAGCCTCAGTAAATATTTTCCCGCTACGGAAATTTGGGCGGAACCGGGCCGCTTTATCTGCGCGACTGCCGTAAACCTGATCACCAGAGTAATCGGCACGCAGCAGCGCAATAATCAACAGTGGTATTTCCTGGATGATGGCTTATACGGCACCTTTTCCGGGGTGATTTTTGATCACTGGGATTTTGAATTGATTTCTTTTAAATCCGGCGATCCAATTGCCGCTACTTTTGCCGGGCCAAGTTGCGATTCCCTTGATGTTATGTTTAGAGATAAACTTACTGTACCGTTGAATATGGATGATCTGATTTTAGTGCCAAACTGCGGTTCTTATACTTCGGCCTCAGCAACCGTATTTAACGGCTTTGCCAAGACCGCGCGGGTAGTATGGGAAGATGTAAAACAAGACATTGAAAAGACGGTTAAAGATTCGACCAATAAAAGTATTGCCTAG
- a CDS encoding CCA tRNA nucleotidyltransferase → MNLGWLIDKGVRDIKQARMILRAFSASGFQAYIVGGAVRDLLLGITPTDVDICTSAKPEEIMAVAARHGWNTEAVGAAFGSIMVIVNGQPYDVTTFRREEYGLDSHRPSKVEWGVRLEDDLSRRDFTINTLCIDGNGDIIDLFGGLQDLRHSIIRAVGDPCVRFAEDALRMFRAARFAAQLGFALDRSIYPAVAAHLQRVRGLSVERVRNEIERTLLAKYAGRGLTFMLTSGLLNQECRQRQAQRDSYTPILPELCHLYRLPQNSRYHHLDGWRHTVSAVEHIPANLTLRWAALLHDIGKGCPGIRGCNEAGQPTDYGHDKAGAAMAGVILKRLKVDREVAGRVVWLVANHMHGPQENLKSVVKWLRKRAKEFYSPEQLAQAIRQLFELYRADGLATRHKLNRRFTEMEQAVTDCLAALPFYPVQLAISGGDIASSLGAGPQVGELQKKFLERIQAGHLENTKEALLAALAIYCNRRQKIASRLE, encoded by the coding sequence ATGAACTTGGGATGGCTCATAGACAAAGGGGTGAGGGACATTAAACAAGCGCGCATGATACTCCGGGCATTTTCCGCCAGCGGCTTTCAGGCCTATATTGTGGGCGGGGCAGTACGCGATTTGCTGCTGGGAATAACGCCTACCGATGTTGATATATGCACAAGCGCCAAACCGGAAGAAATTATGGCGGTCGCGGCCCGGCACGGGTGGAATACTGAGGCGGTGGGGGCTGCTTTTGGCAGCATTATGGTAATTGTTAATGGCCAACCTTATGATGTCACTACTTTTCGCCGTGAGGAATATGGCCTGGACAGCCATCGGCCAAGTAAAGTAGAGTGGGGCGTCAGACTGGAAGACGATTTGTCCAGACGTGATTTTACCATCAATACCTTATGTATTGATGGTAATGGCGATATAATTGATTTATTTGGCGGGCTTCAGGATCTTAGGCATTCTATTATTAGAGCGGTTGGCGACCCCTGCGTCAGGTTTGCTGAGGACGCTTTGCGAATGTTTCGCGCGGCGCGGTTTGCAGCGCAACTGGGTTTCGCCCTGGACAGGAGCATTTATCCGGCAGTTGCCGCTCATTTGCAAAGGGTCCGCGGCTTATCGGTGGAGCGGGTTCGCAACGAAATTGAAAGAACGTTATTAGCAAAATATGCCGGGCGCGGGCTAACCTTTATGCTTACTTCGGGACTCTTGAATCAGGAATGCCGGCAGCGACAGGCGCAGCGTGACAGCTATACGCCAATTCTACCGGAACTTTGCCATTTATACCGGCTGCCGCAGAACTCCCGCTATCATCATTTAGATGGTTGGCGGCATACGGTCAGCGCAGTGGAACATATTCCTGCCAACCTTACTTTACGCTGGGCGGCGTTGCTGCATGATATTGGCAAAGGCTGTCCCGGAATCAGGGGCTGCAACGAAGCCGGTCAGCCGACGGATTACGGACATGATAAGGCCGGAGCGGCTATGGCCGGAGTTATTCTCAAACGGTTAAAGGTTGACCGGGAAGTGGCCGGGCGGGTTGTCTGGCTTGTTGCAAATCATATGCACGGACCTCAGGAGAATTTGAAATCGGTGGTAAAATGGCTGCGCAAGCGCGCGAAGGAATTTTACAGCCCGGAACAATTAGCGCAGGCCATCAGGCAGTTGTTTGAGCTGTACCGGGCCGACGGTTTGGCAACCCGCCACAAATTAAACCGCAGGTTTACTGAGATGGAGCAGGCGGTGACCGATTGTTTGGCGGCGCTGCCTTTTTATCCGGTGCAGCTGGCGATATCCGGCGGGGATATCGCCAGCAGTCTGGGCGCAGGGCCACAGGTTGGCGAATTGCAAAAAAAATTTTTAGAACGTATTCAAGCCGGGCATCTAGAAAATACTAAAGAGGCATTGCTGGCGGCATTGGCTATTTATTGTAACCGGCGTCAGAAAATTGCCAGTCGGCTAGAATAG
- the buk gene encoding butyrate kinase produces MPARILILNPGSTSTKIAVFQDEKQVLAETIQHTNEINNFNWVMEQVNYRRELIVHALKENMFCMTTLTAICARGGMIPLCPAGAFEINKTMVDYIYSVKKAAHVANIGCVIAYDMAEALNIPAYIYDPVSVDELQPVARISGMPELRRVCRGHALNTRAMARKCAQERLGKHFSECTFIVVHLGSGTSVRLIKNGITIDANSDDDGCISLERSGNVAAVPLIQLCFSGQYTEAEMLNKIRGNGGLKAYLGTSNLCKIETIIKNGDDNAKLYYEALAYTTAKDVGAMAAVVAGDIDRIILTGGAANSKMLTDLISKRISFIAPVELMPGEFEMQAMAAGTLRVLNGEEKAHCFTL; encoded by the coding sequence TTGCCTGCGCGAATCTTAATATTAAATCCAGGTTCTACCTCGACGAAAATAGCTGTATTTCAGGATGAAAAACAAGTCTTAGCAGAAACAATACAACATACAAATGAAATCAACAATTTCAACTGGGTAATGGAACAAGTGAATTATCGGCGAGAATTAATAGTGCATGCGTTAAAAGAAAACATGTTCTGTATGACAACACTCACTGCAATATGCGCCCGCGGCGGAATGATACCCTTGTGCCCAGCAGGGGCATTTGAAATTAATAAAACCATGGTTGACTATATATACTCGGTGAAAAAAGCCGCCCATGTGGCCAATATTGGCTGTGTAATTGCTTATGATATGGCTGAGGCGCTCAACATACCTGCGTATATATACGATCCGGTCAGCGTTGATGAATTACAGCCAGTTGCCCGGATCAGCGGTATGCCTGAATTGCGGCGAGTCTGCCGCGGACACGCATTGAATACGCGCGCTATGGCGAGAAAGTGTGCCCAAGAGCGGCTGGGCAAGCATTTTTCTGAGTGTACGTTCATAGTTGTGCATCTTGGTAGCGGTACCTCGGTTCGGTTAATAAAGAATGGTATTACCATTGACGCCAATAGTGATGATGATGGCTGTATTTCGCTTGAGCGGTCAGGTAATGTGGCCGCTGTACCCTTGATTCAGCTGTGCTTTTCAGGCCAATACACGGAGGCGGAAATGCTGAACAAAATCCGGGGCAATGGTGGATTGAAGGCCTATCTGGGTACGAGCAATCTATGCAAGATAGAAACAATCATTAAAAACGGCGACGACAACGCAAAATTGTATTATGAGGCTCTAGCTTACACTACTGCTAAAGACGTTGGCGCAATGGCAGCTGTGGTTGCCGGGGATATAGACAGAATAATTCTTACGGGCGGCGCTGCCAATTCAAAGATGCTGACCGACCTGATTTCTAAGCGGATAAGCTTTATTGCGCCGGTAGAATTAATGCCAGGCGAGTTTGAGATGCAAGCAATGGCGGCGGGAACACTGCGAGTCCTGAACGGAGAGGAGAAGGCTCACTGTTTTACTCTATGA
- a CDS encoding phosphate acyltransferase encodes MVIKNYSELIKRVKNRPPKTVIVVQADDVHALEAIIHAADMIKAVLVGNTAKIADILRLLGQNPADFDMVQVPEDEHPSVTAAGLVQAGKGDIIMKGNIKTGDLLKGILAEESGLRKSGQMSHLAIMEIPNYHKLVFLTDCGMCLNPDLDQKKQILLNTIQFMHLLGYEHCKAAALCSVEDLNPKMPETNDASELKRKSLLNELPGCYVEGPISYDLAMSSESARIKGFACSCPGDFDILLAPNMLTGNILGKCLVYSAGSKMAGLVLGARVPIVVTSRSSTAEEKYNSIAVAASI; translated from the coding sequence ATGGTTATAAAAAATTATTCCGAACTGATAAAGAGGGTAAAAAACAGACCTCCGAAGACCGTTATTGTCGTACAAGCCGATGATGTGCATGCACTTGAAGCGATAATTCACGCCGCTGACATGATAAAGGCCGTACTAGTCGGAAATACCGCTAAGATTGCTGATATATTGCGCTTGCTTGGCCAGAATCCAGCCGACTTCGACATGGTCCAGGTACCTGAAGATGAACATCCGTCGGTAACGGCAGCGGGTCTTGTCCAGGCTGGAAAGGGCGATATTATAATGAAAGGGAACATAAAGACAGGCGATTTACTGAAAGGGATTCTCGCAGAGGAGAGTGGATTGCGAAAGTCCGGACAAATGTCGCATCTCGCCATAATGGAAATTCCCAATTACCATAAGTTGGTTTTTTTAACAGACTGCGGTATGTGTTTGAATCCGGATCTTGATCAGAAAAAGCAAATACTGTTAAATACAATCCAGTTTATGCATTTGCTGGGGTACGAGCATTGTAAAGCGGCGGCATTGTGTTCGGTAGAAGACTTAAATCCTAAAATGCCTGAAACGAATGATGCTTCTGAATTAAAGCGTAAGTCGCTTCTAAATGAATTGCCGGGATGTTATGTGGAAGGACCGATATCTTACGACCTTGCAATGAGCTCCGAATCTGCCCGCATTAAAGGGTTTGCCTGTTCTTGCCCGGGTGATTTTGACATTTTGCTGGCCCCTAATATGTTGACAGGCAATATTCTTGGTAAGTGTCTGGTCTATAGTGCGGGAAGCAAAATGGCAGGACTGGTGCTGGGGGCCAGGGTGCCTATTGTAGTAACATCACGTAGTTCCACTGCAGAGGAAAAATATAACTCTATTGCCGTAGCAGCAAGTATATGA
- a CDS encoding sensor histidine kinase, whose product MNNLDFKQLDKIVKNTLLAVEQSKTQIFEIYEAARAEMERVNKDVERIKQEAIDIIFHVDDLEKKERRARLRLMEVSRNFNVYSEDDIKHCYDEAKNLQVSLAVAREQEQSYRRQRDELEVRLKQLKDTVEKAEGLVSQVGVVLGYLGNEMNGVVNKIESLQQSQLFGAKIIKAQEEERRRVAREIHDGPAQLMANVVFRAEVCERLIDIDINRAKQELKDLRGQVRDCLKETRKIIFDLRPMTLDDLGLVPTVKRFLDTFKGRCGAIAEIRILGDEQRLDSYVEVGLFRIIQEALNNVEKHANATLVKVVLEFRDDFVQAVIEDNGKGFDTSENVDSASFGLLGMRERINLLQGQVDIISEIGKGSKVCIKVPINKPVLS is encoded by the coding sequence ATGAATAATTTGGACTTTAAACAACTGGATAAAATTGTAAAAAACACCTTGTTGGCCGTGGAGCAAAGCAAAACACAAATATTTGAAATATATGAGGCTGCACGGGCTGAAATGGAACGGGTAAACAAAGATGTCGAGCGAATCAAGCAAGAGGCAATCGACATTATTTTTCACGTCGATGATTTGGAGAAAAAAGAGCGCAGGGCGCGGTTGCGCTTAATGGAGGTAAGCCGTAATTTTAATGTCTATAGTGAGGATGACATTAAACATTGCTACGATGAAGCTAAAAATCTTCAGGTAAGCCTGGCTGTCGCCAGAGAGCAGGAACAAAGCTACCGCCGGCAGCGGGATGAGCTGGAAGTGCGGTTGAAGCAACTGAAAGATACCGTCGAGAAAGCGGAAGGTCTGGTGTCTCAGGTTGGGGTGGTTTTGGGGTATCTGGGCAATGAGATGAACGGGGTGGTTAACAAAATTGAGTCACTGCAGCAAAGTCAGCTGTTTGGCGCCAAAATCATCAAAGCCCAGGAAGAGGAACGGCGGCGTGTAGCCAGGGAGATTCATGACGGGCCGGCCCAGCTCATGGCCAATGTTGTATTCCGGGCTGAAGTATGCGAGCGGCTGATTGATATTGACATCAACCGGGCCAAACAGGAATTGAAGGACCTCAGGGGCCAGGTTCGCGATTGTTTAAAAGAAACCAGAAAAATTATTTTCGATTTACGGCCAATGACGCTGGACGATTTAGGACTTGTTCCTACCGTTAAAAGATTTCTGGACACATTTAAAGGGCGCTGCGGCGCTATTGCCGAAATCAGGATTCTCGGCGATGAGCAACGTCTGGATTCCTATGTGGAAGTTGGTTTGTTTAGAATTATCCAGGAAGCGCTGAATAATGTTGAGAAACATGCCAATGCAACGCTGGTCAAGGTGGTGCTGGAGTTCCGGGACGATTTTGTGCAGGCTGTGATTGAGGATAATGGCAAAGGCTTTGATACCAGTGAGAACGTTGATAGTGCAAGCTTCGGCTTGCTGGGCATGCGTGAACGGATTAATTTACTGCAGGGTCAGGTGGATATCATTTCTGAAATCGGCAAAGGCAGTAAGGTTTGCATTAAAGTACCGATAAATAAGCCGGTATTATCCTAA